The DNA region TCAATCAGCAGCACTGGGGAATTGTCCTGAGTGATGGCTTCCAGCAGCGGGCGCTTGAGCAAAAAGCCCTCGCCGAAAATTTCCGCCTCTCGCTGCTCCAGTGTGGCCGATCCAGCGTCGGTCAGCCGAATCCGCAGCATCTGTTTGGGGTAATTCCACTCGTACAGGGCGCTGCTGGCGTCCAGACCCTCGTAGCATTGCAGGCGAATCAGGCGGGTGCCCAGGGCCTGTGCCAGCACCTTGGCACTCTCGGTCTTGCCCACCCCGGCTGGCCCCTCGATCAGAAGCGGTTTGTCCAACGCCAGCATCAGTTCCAACGCCGTTCCAAACTCATCAGAGGTGACATACCCACGCTCGTGAAAGGCGGCCCGTAGCGCTTCCCCCTCGGTTTGACAACCACCTCTCTGCCCATCACCAGTCATGCGGTCTGTCCCGTCAGGAAGTGCTGAGGGTCTTTCAGAAAGCGCCGCTTGCAATTCGCGCAGGTAAAATAATAGGTCTGGCCGTCCAACTCGGCGAAATGTACAGCGGTGGCCATCTCGATTTCTTCGCCGTCCACTGGGCTGAGCGCGAAACCGGGGCGGAGTGGAATATGAACTATGGGGGCCGGAGCCGTCACGCTGGAATGCAGTTGTTCGGCGTCAGTCTGAGAGGCGGCCGGCTGGAGCGACTGTCCACGCTCCGCCGCAATGATCTCCGCCAAGATGCTTACGGCCACCTCGGCAGGAGTTCTGGCCCCCAGATTCAGGCCTACCGGGTTGCGGATGCGGGCCGTCTGACTGGGGCTCAGGCCCTGCAATTCCAGCAACTCGCGAACCGTCACGGCCCGTTTGCGGCTGGACAGCAGCCCCACGAAGCCCACCCCAGCGCGCAGCAGCGGCTCCAGCACAGGTTCGTCGTAATGCCCCTGCGAGGCGACAACAGCGGCCATCCTCGCGCGGCGGTCTTCTTGCACCCGGTTCAGGAACGCGGGGAGGTCGCCGAGCGTCACCACATCCACCGCCTCTTCGCTCAGGTCCTGACGCTCCTGTCCGGTCACCACCCGGACCACCTGACGTTCCAGCAGCGCCCCCAGCTGGGCCACCGCCTCAGCCACTGGCGTCAATCCGGCCACCAGCAGCAGCGGCGCACACACATGCGGTTCCAGATAGATGTCCACCGCCCCCTCGCTGGCACACGTCATTGGCACCACCACGCTCTCGGCGCCGGCGGCATGGATCAACGCTTCCTCGCTGGCGTCAGGCCGGATCAGCACCAGGCGCGGCGTGCCGGAGATCAGGACTTCCAGCGCCTGCCGCCGCACGATGTCGCGGCTACACGAGCCGCCCACGAAACCCTCCATTCGCCCGTCCCCATGCACGATGGCCCGGTCACCCAGGTGCGAGCTGACTGGCGCCCGCCGTGACACCACCGTGGCCGTGACGAAACTGGCCCCACTGCGCTGGAGCCGCGTGAGCCGCTCTAGAAACTGACTGTCCATGTCCACCTCTTCAAGAGTGCAGCTCAGTGAAAGCCATGACCGAATGCCTGATCGCCCCGTTCACCGTGGACCTGGGCATTGAACGATACGATGATCCGGTCAGACGCGCCATCGTAAGGCATGGCCTTGTGGTTCAGCCACGACGGAAAAACGATCAGCGTTCCGGCCTCCGGGACCACATCAAAGCTGCTGGCCTGCAAGTAGGCGTTGCCCAGATCCATGTGGGCGCCGCCCAGCAGGCCGAGTTGATGGCCGTAAAAACGGGTGACGCCGTTGAGGGAACCCAGGTGCGGATGCGCCGCCCGCACCTGCGGCCCGTCGATCTGCACGTAATACACACCGCTCCATGAGCAGTTGCCGTGGTTGTGAATGTCGTGGAAGCCGAAGCCGTTTTGAATCTGATACCACGCCCCCACAATCTCCAGTTGCAGTTTCCCGGCTCCCGACGCCTTCCAGATCGGACCGTTCATCGCCTGCGCGATTTCAAATACGCCTGCCGAGACGAAGGCGAACAGTTCAGAGAGGGCAAGGGACGGCAGCCGCTGAATCAGATCGTCGCTTGAGGAGTACATGGGCAGGCCCGCGCCGCCGCCAGCCTCCCGGTCCTGGAGAAAGACCTGAGCCAACTGTGCGTTGACGGCGGCATGCCCCGGCAGTGAGCGCTGCAGCAGGGGCGTGGGCCACAGCAGTTGCACGCCCTGATCGTTCTCAGCCCGTGACGTGACCCTTACCCCTGCGCCATCCGGGTCTTGACGTTGGCGAAGGTCCCGGAAATGAGTTTTTGCGCCTGGGCGTCCAGCACCCGCCCACCCACGGTGGCGATCGGGCCGCGCATGGTGGCCTCGCCGTCCCAGTCCAGGGTGGTGGTGAGGTCGCCGTTGTCGTTCACATCGGCGCCGGCCAGCAGGTCGACAACGCTGCCAAAGCCGCCCCCCTTGATCCGCACGTTCATGCGCTCGCCGCCAGGTTGAGGCTCCAGGGTGATCTTGAATTTGAACTTGCCACGTACTGGCCCCAATCCAATCTTGACGATGGCGTCAAAGTTCTTGTCATCGTGAACAATGACGTCCTGAACGTCGGGCAGGCAGGAGGCCACTTTCTGAGGGTCATTGATGAAGGCCCAGACGTCGGGTTTGCCGAGCGGTACTTGTTCCGAACCGTTGTATTCCAGTTTCATGGCATCTCCCTGGCGGGCCTTGATGCGAAATCAGACAAACTCTGAGGGAACGTTTGCTTGCCCCCTGTTCAATAAGCGTCGGTTCAATCGGCGGCGGGCGATTCGTTCTCGGCAGTCCGAATGGCGGCCCAGACCTTCTCGCGGGTCAAGGGCATGTCGATATGGCGTACCCCCAGCGGCGAGAGTGCGTCGATCACGGCATTGACGAAGGCGGCGGGGGAACCGACGTTGGGACTCTCGCCCACGCTCTTTGCGCCAATGGGGTGATGCGGGCTGGGCGTGCAGGTGGCCGCTGTTTCCCAGTGCGGCGATTCCAGCGAGGTGGGCACCAGGTAATCGGTAAAGTTGGTCGCCAGATTGTTGCCCGCTTCGTCATAGGCAATCTCCTGCATAAAGGCGATGGCAAAACCCTCAGTCAGTCCGCCGTGAATCTGGCCCTCCACGATCATCGGGTTGATGATGGTTCCGGCGTCGTCCACGGCCAGGAAGCGGCGCACTTTCGTCTCGCCCGTCTCGCGGTCCACATCTACCACCGCCACATAGGTGCCGTGCGGAAAAACCATGTTGGGTGGGTCGTAATACAGGGTGGCTTCGAGGCCCGGCTCATTGTCGCCGGGATTGGTGTAGGCGGCGAAAGCCACCTCTTTCATGGTGACGCGCTTGCTCGGAATGCCCATGACCTCGAAGGCGTAATCCTTCCATTCCAGATCGTGTTCGTTGACCTCCAGCAGGTGCGCGGCAATTTTCCGGGCCTTCTCGCGAATCTTGCGCGAGGCCAGTGCCAGCGCCCCGCCCGCCACCGGGGTGCTGCGGCTGGCATACGTTCCCAGGCCGTAAGGGGCGGTGTCGGTGTCGCCTTCCTCGACCAGGAAATTCTGTGGATCAAGGCCCAGCTCCTCAGCCACAATCTGCGCCCAGGTGGTTTCGTGGCCCTGACCCTGTGACTTGGTGCCGGTGCGGATAATGCCCGAACCGCTGGGGTGAATGCGGATCTCGGCCCCATCGAACATCTTGATGCCCAAAATGTCGAAGTGCTTGGACGGCCCCGCCCCCGTCACTTCTGTGAAGGTGGAAAAGCCGATGCCCATCAATTCGCCGCGTTCACGCTTCTCGGCCTGCTCCTTGAGCAGATCCTGATAGCCGATCTTCTCGAGCGCCACGTCCATGGTGTGTTCGTAGTCGCCGCTGTCGTAGACGAAGTTCAGTGGCGTCTGGTAAGGAAACTGGTCTTTCCTGATGAAGTTCTTGCGCCGCAGTTCGGTGGGGTCCATGCCCAGATCGTCGGCCAGGATGTCCATGGCGCGTTCAATCAGGTAACTGGCCTCGGTCACGCGGAAGGAGCAACGGTAGGCCACGCCCCCTGGCTGCTTGTTGGTGAAATAGGCGTCCAGATTGGCGAAGGCGTGTGGAAACTGGTAGCTGCCCGTCACGATGCCGAACATGCCCGCCGGGTACTTGCTGGGATCAGCGGCGGCGTCAAAAGCGCCGTGATCGGCCACGGTGTTGACCTTGAGGGCGGTCAGCGTGCCGTCCTTGCTCGCGCCCAGTTCAATGTCCATGTGATAATCACGGGCGAAACTGGAGGTCATGTTCTCGGTGCGCGTCTCGATCCACTTGACCGGGCGGCCCAGCACCAGCGCCCCGGCAATCGCGCAGACATAGCCGGGATACACCGGCACCTTGTTGCCGAAGCCGCCGCCCAGGTCCGGCGAGATGACCCTGATCTTGTCCTCGGGAATCCCAAGCACCATGAACAGCGCCGTGCGGTAGACATGCGGGGCCTGCGAGGTCACATAGAACTGGAGGCGGCCCATCGCGTCGAATTCGGCCACACAGCCGCAGGGTTCCAGGGGCGCGGCATGCACGCGCGGAAAGGTGATGTGTTCGCGCACCACATGATCGCTGGCGGCCAGCGCGGCGTCGGTGCCAGCAGAATCGCCCACGTTCCAGTTATAGATGTGGTTGGTCTTGGCCTCGCGGTCCGGGCGCAGCAACACGTCGTCTTTCATGGCCTTGAAAGGATCGGCCACCACTTCCAGCGGCTCGTAATCCACATCGACCAGTTCGGCCATGTCGTAGGCGGCCTCGCGGGTCTCGGCGTAGCAGGCGGCGACTTCCTGGTACTGGAACAGCACTTTGCCTGTCGCCAGCACCATCTGCTTGTCCAGGCCGTGAAAGGTGGGCAGCCAGCCGACGCCATGGGCGGCCAGTTCTGCCGCCGTCACCACCGCCACCGCGCCGGGAATGTCCATCGCCGCAGAGGAGTCGATCCCCAAGATATTGGCGTGCGGATAGGGACTGTGCACCAGCGCCATGTAGAGCTGGCCTTTGAGATTGATGTCGTCGATGTAATTGCCCTTGCCCTGCAAAAAGCGCGGGTCTTCCTTGCGCTTCATGGACTTGCCCATCGCCAATTT from Deinococcus sp. AJ005 includes:
- a CDS encoding XdhC family protein, coding for MDSQFLERLTRLQRSGASFVTATVVSRRAPVSSHLGDRAIVHGDGRMEGFVGGSCSRDIVRRQALEVLISGTPRLVLIRPDASEEALIHAAGAESVVVPMTCASEGAVDIYLEPHVCAPLLLVAGLTPVAEAVAQLGALLERQVVRVVTGQERQDLSEEAVDVVTLGDLPAFLNRVQEDRRARMAAVVASQGHYDEPVLEPLLRAGVGFVGLLSSRKRAVTVRELLELQGLSPSQTARIRNPVGLNLGARTPAEVAVSILAEIIAAERGQSLQPAASQTDAEQLHSSVTAPAPIVHIPLRPGFALSPVDGEEIEMATAVHFAELDGQTYYFTCANCKRRFLKDPQHFLTGQTA
- a CDS encoding TIGR02466 family protein; the encoded protein is MQLLWPTPLLQRSLPGHAAVNAQLAQVFLQDREAGGGAGLPMYSSSDDLIQRLPSLALSELFAFVSAGVFEIAQAMNGPIWKASGAGKLQLEIVGAWYQIQNGFGFHDIHNHGNCSWSGVYYVQIDGPQVRAAHPHLGSLNGVTRFYGHQLGLLGGAHMDLGNAYLQASSFDVVPEAGTLIVFPSWLNHKAMPYDGASDRIIVSFNAQVHGERGDQAFGHGFH
- a CDS encoding carbon monoxide dehydrogenase subunit G, producing the protein MKLEYNGSEQVPLGKPDVWAFINDPQKVASCLPDVQDVIVHDDKNFDAIVKIGLGPVRGKFKFKITLEPQPGGERMNVRIKGGGFGSVVDLLAGADVNDNGDLTTTLDWDGEATMRGPIATVGGRVLDAQAQKLISGTFANVKTRMAQG
- a CDS encoding aerobic carbon-monoxide dehydrogenase large subunit, coding for MTELKTEHEPPQKLAMGKSMKRKEDPRFLQGKGNYIDDINLKGQLYMALVHSPYPHANILGIDSSAAMDIPGAVAVVTAAELAAHGVGWLPTFHGLDKQMVLATGKVLFQYQEVAACYAETREAAYDMAELVDVDYEPLEVVADPFKAMKDDVLLRPDREAKTNHIYNWNVGDSAGTDAALAASDHVVREHITFPRVHAAPLEPCGCVAEFDAMGRLQFYVTSQAPHVYRTALFMVLGIPEDKIRVISPDLGGGFGNKVPVYPGYVCAIAGALVLGRPVKWIETRTENMTSSFARDYHMDIELGASKDGTLTALKVNTVADHGAFDAAADPSKYPAGMFGIVTGSYQFPHAFANLDAYFTNKQPGGVAYRCSFRVTEASYLIERAMDILADDLGMDPTELRRKNFIRKDQFPYQTPLNFVYDSGDYEHTMDVALEKIGYQDLLKEQAEKRERGELMGIGFSTFTEVTGAGPSKHFDILGIKMFDGAEIRIHPSGSGIIRTGTKSQGQGHETTWAQIVAEELGLDPQNFLVEEGDTDTAPYGLGTYASRSTPVAGGALALASRKIREKARKIAAHLLEVNEHDLEWKDYAFEVMGIPSKRVTMKEVAFAAYTNPGDNEPGLEATLYYDPPNMVFPHGTYVAVVDVDRETGETKVRRFLAVDDAGTIINPMIVEGQIHGGLTEGFAIAFMQEIAYDEAGNNLATNFTDYLVPTSLESPHWETAATCTPSPHHPIGAKSVGESPNVGSPAAFVNAVIDALSPLGVRHIDMPLTREKVWAAIRTAENESPAAD